In the Drosophila teissieri strain GT53w chromosome 3R, Prin_Dtei_1.1, whole genome shotgun sequence genome, TTTCTGCCCCCGCGGgcattaatttgcataattagcCGGATGAGcgcaaaaaaatggaattcATGTTTGTGTAAATTTCAACAATGTCCTCGGAAAGTTCAGGGGGCAAGTGCAGGACAACAGAATATAATTAGAGCCAGCCTGAACTcacaaattatatttcaaaatgtattGTTGCACTCAGATAAAAACGAATTGGATTTAAATGGAGTGTAATGCTCTTTTCTGCAAAATCCTCGACAATGCACCAGGACGATGGACACTTCGCAATGAGTTCACGCTCAAGTGCATGCAGAAATCAGCAGGAAAATaatggtgctggtgctggtagCGCCATGGGAACCCGGAAATATTACGGAGCACGGAGAACAGGTAGCCGCCATTGGAATAGTGCTGAATTTCTGGGGCAATAAATGACAGTAACAAGCAGCGAAACACTAACAATGTCACTCGATGACGGAGGTTGCAGCTCCCTGAAGTCGAAAGGATAATACACTTAGTGCAAATGTGTCAAGatgaattaaaataatattatttgagTACGAAAAATATTCACTAAACTTTGTGGTCTTTCAACACAATAAATTACTTGACATGGAGCAAGGATAATATCAAGCTCTGGTCTTTCATAATTTAATTCCTTGAATTAATATAGAACAAGTTGTttgtcaaataaattatacagtTGGGAAGGACATATGCATAAATGCAGgcccacatacacacacacacacacacgcacacaggcagAATGGGGCCACCGGAAGTGGAGAGTGGGACACGCACACCCTCACACTCACGCCATTTTGTGTTAGTTTTCTGTAAATGGCGACTGGCGCACGTAAAACGAATGTGAACGTATGAGTGCCATTGTTTGGCGCGTACTGCGCTGTGTGTGCTGattttgcatatgcaaatgccaCGAGAAACAAGGGCAAATAAATATGgctggcaaataaatacaaacgAAGCGGAAATGCGAGCGGGGAGCGGGGCTAATGCAGAAATATATTGAGATGCGAGATGCGAGATGCATTGTCTTACCGGAAGTAAACACCAGGCGTCCGCTGGTCAATATCCGATGGATAAATACGCCCCACGCGGCACTTGCTGAAGAAGATGCCCATGAAGGAGGGATCGCGTTTGACGGGCCAGTCCTTGATCGGAAAGACCAGGGGGTAGGTGAGGTACTCTGGCGGGTCCGAGAACTCCAAGTAGCCGTTGAGGGAGAGCTGCAAGGGGAAGGAGATTGTTGGATTACCTAATACTGATTCACTAATTCTGTGCACAAGCGAGGAGAAACTCTACCCTGGTGTAGTTGAATCGGAAGCCGTAGAAGGGCAGCTGGAAGTTGAGATTCTTGTGCAGCTGCGTCATGGAGGCGTGGATGTCGAACTGGTAGTCGCCACGTCCGCCGTACATGTCCTTGTCAAAGTACCAGTACATGAAGTTGCTCCTCAGCTCCGCCAGACGGGCGGCGGTTATGGTGTATCCTCCGGCTGCCGTGGAGTATGTGGTCGGTGGGGCGACATTGTTGCTGGGATCTGGAAGAGGCGAGCGGAGAAGACAAATAGCTTAGTGAGGAGAACTCTGTCTGGCCTATCATTATAATTTCACACCTAATCCGAGGAGATTACTTTTTCAATTCCACAATATTATCCCTCGCACTTGCTGCGTTGCAAGGCATAAAGTGAAAGCAAACTTTTTCCTGGCCTCTTTGCATTTTCCGGCTGCAACTTTGCACCCACATCCTTGCAGCTCCCGTTCCGGGTACTTGGCCATTAAAGGTCACAGTTAATATTCATTTCTATGCTGCAAACTTTGCTGTCTTCCTTCTACTTTGCTGCTCGGGGCCCCTTTCTCCTAATTTCGCCTCACCGCTGGCcttttaaagcaatttaagCTGATTAAGTGCAAAGCTGACGTTCCCAATGGACACTGCCAACGGGTGCCCATGAAAGAGCCCAGGATCCGCTTAAGGATATTGCTCCTGACGCTGTCCAGGAACTTAAATTGCTGGCGAAGTTTTCGTGGCCAAGTCCTGAGAAAGATTTCTAAATATTCCTGCAATCCCTGGGGAGCTGTGGTTGCACCGAAAGCGGTTGACATTCATTGCGTTTTGCAGAAAtactttaatgtttttaagtttttcttgTACTTCCCTAAAACAATTAGCTATCAAAAATTGCTTTGAATATTACTAGTTAACTTTGCTGCATCTTAAACTTCTCATTTCGTGCCTATCCACCTTTTCTCCCGGAATTCTTTTTCACAAACTAAATTTTACTATTTAAGTTCCTTTGTTGTTTCAGTGGAAACCCGCTCCTTACAATTTAAGCTTCATTTATAATTCCATTAATTAATGAAGCCCATTAAGATCCCGACACCTCATTTCGCCTTTTGCACAGGTATTTCCCCATTCTATTCTGTTTAATTGCGTTTTTCTCTTTGGATATATGGAATTGCAGTAGTATGCTGAATGTTGAACACAGTTTTTATTTCATCTCTCATTTCCTCCGTCTGTCTGCTTTGTGAACTGTGAATTGCATTGAGTGTCTGGTGAATCAttaattgcattgatttcgATTGTAATGAGCCAGCTAATGAAACGTCAACAGTGTGAAGTGGCCATAAACCCCGGCGGATTCCTTCTATGAATCCTGAACATCTGTTGCGTTTCAAGTTTTTAAGCTATTTATGAATCGATACCCTCGCTAATCCTTTTTGGTGGACCTTATAAAGGTGCGCGGATTAGCAGGCTGTCTTTTGCCAGAGATTTGTGTAAAATTGGTGCGCGGAAAACACGCAAAACTCGCGTGTTCGGGTTGCAATTACCGGGAAATCGCTCCTTTGACAAATCTTCCTTTTTTACTTTCATGGCTTaggtagtgggtggtggcctCAGGTAGTTTCCCGGAATTAAGTTAAGTTCGGCGTGGCTACCTGAACTTTTGCCACCAGCTGTCGGGGACGACAACTGGACCAGGTAGTCCTTAGAATTTCAGCTATATAAGGTGCGGGTTCCTTGCCTCAACATCACATTCGTACTTCAACCGTCAACATGAGCATCAGCACATTCAACTTCCAGTTCTACAACTACAAGCTGAGCCCGTCGTCACCGGGATTCGGCAGTGCGGCCTCCcgttcctcctcctccttcatcAGCGAACTGGAAATGGACATTGACGAGGACATGTCCGCCCAGCCCACCATCACATCCACGCCCAAGCCGCGTTTCACCAGCCAACTGGCCGTGGAACTGGGCAAAACGGAGCCGGGCAATGGTATATCCCCACTGCGACCCAAATTGCATACGGCCCAGAAGCGCTGGTCCATGGAGTTGAGGGAAAAAGTGCTGGAAATGTCCAAGCGAAATAATGGCCACGAGAAACCACAAACCGCAGGGCAACAGCCACTgcaactggagcagcagcagccacaggaGCAACCACTGCAAGCGGAGCAagtgcagcatcagcagcaggaacCCACTGTCACCGACAAAATCAACTTCTTCAACAAACTGACCAACACCTTTGAGTCCGGTTTCAACAAGCTGATGCCCCAAGGTAGCGCCACCAGCAACCGCTTCATAGCCATGTTGCGCACCGCCCGTCCACAGAAcgtggccaccaccaccgccaacagcagcaccGCCAACAGTTTCCTGGGCAGCAACCACAGTCTCAGTGGTTCCGTGACCGGTCAAGTGCCGCCACCCAAGCCCAAGAGACTGGCGGCCACCACCGCCcagtttgccacgccccttgtGCCCGGCATGGGCGTGGGCAAGGGGGGCAGCCAGCGCAAGTGTTCCCTGCGCCGCAAGCCTTCGATGGACAAGTCGAGGGCCACCATTTCGCGCCAGAGCTCCAGTGCCTCGGTGCGCACCCAGAACCACGCCATCATGGAGGACCTCAGCCTGGTGGTGCCCGTGAGATTGCGCATCGCGGAGTACGAGCAGCGCATCTCGATGAGTGCTTAGCTGCAGAAACTAGATTTATTGTAAGTTCCACAGGATTGCCTTactttagttttaagttagccTAAGCTTCTAAAGACAATTccaatataaaatatgtgaCGCAAAGTGAGCGTGTTTCTTATTCTTGGCAAATGGGGCAAATATGTGTAATACATagtacaacatttttaaactttacTCTTTTGCAAGCTGGAAGTAATTGTACTCGTAAGTTACGAACATATATTTCTTGATTCATTTTCTGACCAAACCCTTTTTTATCACAAAGTTAAATTCGAACAAGTGACTGTGACTAATACGGCAAAAATTCCAATTCCCAATAGCCAATATATCAGTTCTGGGAGACTGATAAAACAGAGTTGCCTGAATTGCTAAATCCACACACTACCACAGGTTGTAAACTGAATCACGCAAGACTCTGTGCTCCCCTTGCAACCCCCCCTGTCctaagtatatatacatatatattcactACACCACCACGCACCTGTTTTGTTTGCCGAAgcggaaaacaagaaaaccgTTAGCTTTTTAATGCCTCAACCCGGGGCATTATCTTATCGGGCcaaacagagagagaaaaagagaTAGAGACAGAGGGAGGGAGAGAGAGCTTACAGCAACTACACCTGAAGGCCCGAACACAGGTTATCGAGCAAATATTGGTAACTAAACCAAACTGAAACCCACTGAAACCCACTGAGCTGTTCTGATAAGATAggcaacgcggcgtatgagtaatgggGTGGAACTGAATCAGCGCAGGGACAAGGAAATCGACTCACCCCAGTTGTAGCCGCTGTTGTCCACGTCGTAGCCCAGCTCGCCCAAGTATTCATTTTGCATTACAAGGGCTCCGAACATTTTCTCGGGCTTCAGTCCGGCGACGGTGAGGACATCATCCGTTCCCCGACTGCTCACATGCACCACGGGAATGAGAGTGGGCTTCTGGAGGGCCAGgggtttggttttcggtttctcCTCTGCCGCTTTTTTGGGAGCGGGCGTGGCCTTTGGAACCTCCACGAATTCCGCCTGAGATTTGGGCTTAGTCACCTTGACGGGCTCCGGAATTGCATTGATTATTTGATCCTCGAACTCCTCCGTCGATATATTCTCGTTAGCCAGGACATAGGCCATGAAGCCGCAGGCCAGCGCACAAACTACAAACAGTTTGAAACGCATTTTCACTCGATTTCGATTTGTCACTTAATTggtatttcgttttttcgttTCACtgctaaaagaaaaacacaaaggCTTCAATTAGATAAACTATTTAAGCATCACTCTCTTTCATGCGAAGTTGTTCACTATTTAGGCACCGCTTTTCCTTCGATATCCTCGTTTTCTAACGATTTTCACTTGATGACATCATCAGTTAAGGCAAAGGCTTATCAGTTTTCTTATCACTTGTCACCAATTTTCAATTCTAGACAATTCAATTACCAGGCAGGAAAACACGTTCGTTGCAGCGAGCCGCTCAGCTATGACTGAAGTATAGTTAACTCTAACGATCCGATCGGGGCGTTGCCAAAACTCAGTTCACCTGTCGCCGTCTACTCGATTGTGAAACATGGCCTTATCGGCCAGATAAAGTTGGCCATATCTTATCAATGGAACATTACGCACCGATAACGCATTCCTTCTTCGGCTCGCTCGGCTTTTTCGGGAAGCTTCACTCTCCTCTCTGTGCTCTACATTTACCAACCTATTTGTTTATACCCATTCCTGGGAGGCTACCCacatttttctctctgttGACAGTGGCCTCTTGCAGATTTGTGATTCATTTCCATTACAGTTAATGCCACTCATGACGCGGCCATTTTGTGAAAAGCTGAATGGGCTGTAAAACCCACACATGCATGTGGAATTGGTGAGAGCACGCTTCCGGTTTAATTATAGACAATGACCCATTACCGACCATCAAAAAGGCATTTCCGACGAGGCTTAAAAGTTATGAATGGCAGCCGCCGTCAAAAGAGCCTACGGATTGATTTCATTAGGCCATGAAAGTGTCATGGTCGTCATTAATGAAGAAATGAACTACGGAGTGGGGAACTCGGAGATAAATTGACAAAGCAAAGCATTTTGAAGACCCACTTGTGTGACTAATAGGGTATTATAAAGTAATAATGCAGATAAacatttctttaataaaaatcgaaggataagatatatttttatagtgTTTATTGTTAAGGGAATAAAAATCACATTGCTATTGAAAATGTACCCCATAGTTCATAAACAcctttatatacatacatatatttattaaatatttattatatataaaaagcaacatttttaaatattttcctcaGCATATGTATGACTAACTTCGTGGATATTTATCCCTCTCCCAAAAACAATCCATTATTGGCCAGCGAACCAGTTGCATTATCAGCTTAAGTGGGCTGATAAGAAACTATTTCGAAATTCCAACACTCTATAACCATGTTTCGGTGTCATTATCACCTCAGACACGCGTATAACAATTTGGAAGTTATTTAGCTCTAACAGCACCCAAACGAGCGCTCTGTTAACTAACAGCGATCATATCACACCACCATCCTAAAAGTAGGCAGTACTTTTTGGCTAGCTTTTTTCTCTCCCGTTTTCTTTCCCAGCTTATCAGTAGTTTTGTTTATATGGACTGAGGGGGTCCCGGCTCCAAACAAAAGTGAATAGCCTTCAGTTCTGGGTCGACCGCCGGCGAGAAGAGACCGCGATTCCGTTTCGCAGTTATCAGGTGATCCGGCATACACGCCTCGTTCTTAATCCATCAGCATGCTGCGTTATCTGGCGCTTTCGGAGGCGAAAATCGcgaaactgccacgcccacaatcgCGATGCTATCACAGCGAAAAGGGCGTTTGGGGCTATAAGCCGATTGCCCAGCGTGAATATCAAGGTACGGTTGTAAACAAGTGTGTTGCCAAGACTTCAATAAAAACCTCATCCGTCGAGATAACCATCGCATCGATAAGAGTCTTTCGGGATCAAACATTCACATGAATGAACAGTGGAAATCTACCCAAGCAAAATGAAAACCCACTGTAGTTTTCTCGTAGTGCGTGTCGGATTTTCCAGCCCGCTATTTATCAGTGGAATTCAAGCAGCTGACCCACAAGAATCACCGCATCAACTGCAATGAAACAGCAGCCTGAACAAAAGATCAAGTGCAAATTGCTGTGGGTAAACTCGAAAACCAGTTTGTAGAAGACATATGCATCAATCGAATACCCAGTAATTGGAGGGTATATACGCATTGATACATTGATTTCATATTcagaataaaaaatattttagaaatgaAACTACATTGATTATACCTCCGAGACTATCGACGAAATACAGCTCTGTTGACTTGtggaatattttttatgattttaatgTTACCTACCCGAGCTAATCTCCAAGTTCTAAGCTTATCACATGTTTTCACTTTGAAATCTGATAAACCTGAAATATATGGGGCTACTGGGTGTAGCCAGTACCCTGAATTTATAATTAGAGCGAGGAGATTGCGGCCGACCCCCCGTGCAGTGCACTAATTAAGTGAGGAGAGGCGGTTGTCCAGTGCACAGATACTATATCTTTTCACAAAACGCACGGCAGGGAGTCCGAAAAGAACCCGGCTAAATATCAAAGCACGGCAAACAAAGGACCCAAAACGGGAGCTCCTTTGTGCTTGTCCTGCATCCGTTGCGTACACAATTGGGGCTTATCGACACCATGGCCAACAGACACCAGTCAGCAGTCACAGTCACCagttggtagttggtagttggttAGTCTGCCAGGAGCCTTTGACTGGGCAGCAGAGAAGAGCCTTCAACGCTTGACCATGTGACATCAGCCGCCTACGATGCTGCacttaaagaaaaactatCTAAAATGAAATCAGGCttgggaaaagtttttaaatattcaacagCGAGCTCAACTGGCTTTGTAGGCTTAATAATCAATGGCCAGTAGTTGGCAATATGGTAAAGGGCAAACTTAAATTTACTACAACTTTTGCCTCAGTGTAGTCTCGGTATAATACTCTGGATACGCTCACCGACTTGTTTGCTGTGCGTCCTTTGGCTGCATTTCAGTCGGGGCAATCATTATCCTTGGCAAAGGACGCGCCGCTGTGCTCCAATAATATTTACACGCTCAAGTTGAAATGTTGTCGCCGCAAATACAATTCATCATACATCCTGTGCTGCTGTCCGAGCGACCCACTCCTTaacattaaattgatttatgacCGAAATGCCGTCGAGaaattgcatacatttttgaGGACGACTTAGGTTCTGGGTTCAACTGGCAAATGCCAGCTGCCGATGGCCCGTGTCCTGTGCCACGGATTTCAAGGATCCCAGGGTCCTGTAATCGAGTGATATGCGTCATCGCATATAAATCCTCTAAGCAGGATAACACTTTAGCACGTAAACACCTAAGCAGCCAACGAGTTGTCAATGGCTCAACCAGAGAATAAAATGCCCCaaaaaagccaataaaaacaacaatcgTAATTTCTCATATGTAGCAAGAAGGGCTCGTCTTTCGGGAAGCACAAACGTGGTACACtctataattttaaattcgatGGGAAAGATATAATATGGCATCAATATATGTACTTGATGCAATCTCTTTTAATCTTTTGCCAACTCATTTTAACCGTTTTCACTCGAATTCATATCgaatgccaaatatttgcggGGTAAATGCGATTCGAAAGTGCACATACCTGCCAGCTAGTGCATCAAAATGAAGCAAAGCGTAAGAAGCAAAGAATAAATATCATAAAAGTAAAAGgccaataaattcaaaaggcCGCACAACGTGCCACTGGGCGATGTGCACGTGAAtccttttttaaataatttataacgTGGGGCGAAATTTATATTGTTTACGCATGTGTTTCAGTGGCCGAGGATGTGCGGGCCTCAAGGAACTCGCAGGCCAACGTCTATCGCTTCGTGGAGGCCTTTCGCCAGCACGGGCACAAATTGGCAGCCGTAAATCCCATCAGCATCAGGACGAGGTAGGAGGCTCCTGTTCCATTCCCAGCCATTTCCCAATACCCCACTCGAAATCATCCTGGCAAATGTCATATTTTATTCTCGCTCTCTGGCTGCTCCCTGTAATATCGTCCCGGCTGCGTGTATTTGTCTTGTGAATTTTCGTGGCTACTGGACACAgccagcaggagctgcaggaatTAAGTCCCGCATTTTATGGACTGCAGACACAGGAGCCGGTGCGCACCGATGGCCTTTTAAGTGGTCCGCAGGTGGCCCAGAATGTCGcccagctggagcagctgctcaaGGACATTTACTGCGGCCGCTCAACCAGCGCCGAGTTCTCCTATGTCGAGGTAAGTGTCCCATTCCATACCataccatcccatcccatgccatgccataaaCATTGCGTGCTGATCCCGCTGCCTCGTTTTCGCAGGACATCGAGGAGCGCGAGTGGCTGGCAAGGAACTTTGAGACGCtggaccagcagcagctggcaaaCAGCGAGCGTTGCGAAATCGCCGAGCTGTTAATTAAGTCGCAGGCCTGGGACAATTTCATGGCACTCAAGTTTCCCACAGTCAAGCGATACGGCGGCGAAGGAGCCGAGTCCATGCTGGCCTTCTTCTGGCAACTGCTCCGCGACAGTGTGCAAGGTGAGTGTTTCCCACAGTGGCATGGAAATTATTTGGATGTATCATTTCGCGGAAAGGCGATTTAGCAAACCAATATGCTTGAAGTATATTGAaataaacttttgccattAAGTCCATTTTATGCCGAATTTCCCAAGTTTCATCCCACATTCATGACATGATTTATACGAGCTCGTGCGTGTGGACCGCTTCTTAAACGCGATTAGCGAAACGCGGAATCGCGCACCCATTTCAAGGCGCCAAACTTTGCCTCCTGACAGTCCGCCGAGATGGCGAATCTGCTCCACGGAATTCCAGCCAGCCCacctgaacctgaacctgaaCTCTGGCCACCAATCTAAACTTCCTTCCCACCGCCAGGCGGGCTCACATATCATCGCACGCTTACTTAACCCTAATCTGCTTTCCCAAAACTTTTCCCTCTCGCATGCAATGCCGAAAAACAACGgaaacgacgacgacgacgaccacgacgacaacgataaaaaaattatacaatgGAATGACAGCGAACATCGAGCACGTGGTCCTGGCGATGCCCCATCGAGGAAGGACCCCGCTGCAGGCGGCGCTCTTCAACATGCGGCCGGCGAAAGTTTTCCGCAAACTCAGCGGCGCATCCGAGTTCTCCGAAGACATCGAGGCCATGTCCGACGTCATAAGTCATTTCCGTAAGTGAAACTTTGCCGGGGAGTTCGGTGGGCTTACTCGGAGAGCAGGGTATTCAGGTATATGGGGGATCACCATTCGTTTACTGGCACTACAACGAAAGTAAAAGGTACTGTGAAATATAAACAGGCGGGAAATTGTTACATCTTTTACCTATTTATATTGAATTCGTTATCCCAAAGTATCCGGTATTATTTGGGTCACTATATGAGAGCTAGACCCCTGGGTATTTAATATtcttcatttaaattcaaatccCTTCATCCCATCCCCTTCGTGTGCGCCAAGCAGTATTAGTCTCGCTGGCCTAAgcacacacggcgtatgcttaatttaataaaacctGAACCGAATCGCACACAGATGTTTCCGAGCAGCTGGAAGTGCTGGGCAAGAAGCTGAGCTTCAGCATGGTGCGGAATCCCTCCCATCTGGAGGTAAGCCGACACACGTCAAACTTTGAAATTTGATTCCTGATTCCAGCATCGTGTTGCTGTTTCTCCTTTATCCCGCCTTTAGGCTGCCAATCCTGTGGCCATGGGAAAGACGCGATCGAAGCAGCAGGCCAGAGGTGAAGGAGCCTTCGGGGATGGTAGTCAGCCTTTCGGTGAACACGTGCTCAACGTAATCCTGCATGGCGATGCTGCGTTCGCCGGCCAGGGAATCAACCAGGAGTGCCTCAACATGGCCTACGTGCCCCACTTTGAGGTGGGCGGAAGTCTGCACTTGATTGTCAACAACCAGGTGGGATTCACCACGCCCGGAGATCGAGGACGATCCACTGCCTACACCTCCGACTTGGCCAAGTCCATTCAGGCCCCTGTGTTCCATGTCAATGGCGATGATCCCGAGGCCCTGGCCAGGATCACAAGCTTG is a window encoding:
- the LOC122620737 gene encoding protein bottleneck — protein: MSISTFNFQFYNYKLSPSSPGFGSAASRSSSSFISELEMDIDEDMSAQPTITSTPKPRFTSQLAVELGKTEPGNGISPLRPKLHTAQKRWSMELREKVLEMSKRNNGHEKPQTAGQQPLQLEQQQPQEQPLQAEQVQHQQQEPTVTDKINFFNKLTNTFESGFNKLMPQGSATSNRFIAMLRTARPQNVATTTANSSTANSFLGSNHSLSGSVTGQVPPPKPKRLAATTAQFATPLVPGMGVGKGGSQRKCSLRRKPSMDKSRATISRQSSSASVRTQNHAIMEDLSLVVPVRLRIAEYEQRISMSA